A window of the Dickeya dianthicola NCPPB 453 genome harbors these coding sequences:
- a CDS encoding phosphatase, with product MYPVDLHMHTVASTHAYSTLHDYVAEAKAKQIRLFAITDHGPDMADAPHYWHFINMRVWPRVVDGIGILRGIEANIKNLAGDIDCTGPMLDCMDLIIAGFHEPVFPPANRDTHTEAMIAAMAQGAVHIISHPGNPKFPVDIRAVAQAAAKYNVALELNNSSFTHSRKGSEPNCRAVAEAVRDAGGYLALGSDSHIAWSLGEFPHCERIMRDVDFPQDRVLNVSPRRVLDFLEQRGKPAIPEFADL from the coding sequence ATGTATCCCGTCGATTTACACATGCACACCGTCGCCAGCACTCACGCCTACAGCACCCTGCATGACTACGTGGCCGAAGCCAAAGCCAAACAAATCCGCCTGTTCGCCATTACCGATCACGGCCCGGACATGGCGGATGCGCCGCATTACTGGCATTTCATCAATATGCGCGTCTGGCCGCGTGTCGTGGACGGCATCGGCATTCTGCGCGGCATCGAAGCCAACATTAAAAATCTGGCGGGCGATATCGACTGCACCGGGCCGATGCTGGATTGCATGGACCTGATTATCGCCGGTTTCCACGAGCCGGTGTTCCCCCCGGCGAACCGCGATACCCATACCGAAGCGATGATTGCCGCGATGGCGCAGGGCGCGGTGCATATCATCAGCCATCCCGGCAACCCGAAATTCCCGGTTGATATCCGCGCGGTGGCGCAAGCCGCGGCTAAATATAACGTGGCACTGGAACTGAATAACTCGTCCTTTACCCATTCCCGTAAAGGCAGCGAGCCGAATTGCCGTGCGGTGGCCGAAGCGGTGCGCGACGCCGGTGGTTATCTGGCGCTGGGGTCGGATTCGCATATCGCCTGGTCGCTGGGCGAGTTCCCGCATTGTGAACGCATTATGCGGGACGTTGATTTTCCGCAGGATCGCGTGTTGAATGTCAGCCCACGCCGGGTGCTGGATTTTCTGGAGCAGCGCGGGAAACCCGCGATCCCGGAGTTTGCCGATCTGTGA
- a CDS encoding TorD/DmsD family molecular chaperone, which yields MNEFSVVCRILGTLFNRSPQDPLLAPLFTLIAQGKLAQQWPLAQDELMARWQRSVDLPTMSADYEALFGAEPSVAPWRSSWEPDAPEAEIRTFLQQCGMPLGDGPVDHFGALLLAASWLEDQAQEDETAAQSAFFDNYLLPWSDRFLGKVESHATSAFYRTLAIICREALDAMRDELAEAEDGETDNETSEE from the coding sequence ATGAATGAATTTTCCGTGGTGTGCCGTATTCTCGGCACGCTGTTTAACCGATCGCCGCAGGATCCGCTGTTGGCGCCGTTATTTACCCTGATTGCGCAAGGCAAGCTGGCGCAGCAATGGCCGCTGGCACAAGACGAGCTGATGGCGCGCTGGCAGCGCAGCGTCGATTTACCGACGATGAGTGCGGATTATGAGGCGTTGTTCGGCGCAGAACCGTCGGTAGCGCCGTGGCGCTCCAGTTGGGAGCCGGACGCACCGGAAGCTGAAATCCGCACGTTTTTACAACAATGCGGTATGCCGTTGGGCGACGGGCCGGTGGACCACTTTGGCGCTTTGCTGCTGGCGGCGTCCTGGCTGGAAGACCAGGCACAGGAAGATGAAACGGCGGCGCAGTCGGCGTTTTTCGATAACTATTTATTGCCGTGGAGTGATCGTTTTCTGGGCAAGGTGGAAAGCCATGCGACCAGTGCGTTTTATCGCACCCTGGCGATCATTTGCCGTGAAGCACTGGACGCAATGCGTGACGAGCTGGCGGAAGCGGAAGACGGCGAGACGGATAATGAGACGTCTGAAGAGTGA
- a CDS encoding lipoprotein, whose translation MKKLGLAALALVGTLLISGCNPLAQYSLSEQEINQYLQQHNDYQKQLGVPGVVDAHITLTELSSQIGRAEPGKVTLSGTAKVDINSLLGKQQADMKLTLKAQPVFNKDEGAIYLKDMELVDYSVQPEKLQPVLQTLTPYLNQSLKSYFDQKPAYVLNPERNNKEALAKKLAKGIEVKPGQLVIMLSD comes from the coding sequence ATGAAAAAATTGGGACTGGCCGCGCTGGCGCTAGTGGGAACATTGCTGATAAGCGGTTGCAACCCGTTGGCGCAATACAGCCTGAGCGAGCAGGAAATCAATCAGTATTTGCAGCAGCATAATGACTACCAGAAACAACTGGGCGTTCCCGGCGTAGTGGATGCGCATATTACGCTGACCGAGCTGAGCAGCCAGATTGGCCGCGCGGAACCCGGCAAAGTCACGCTGAGCGGCACCGCCAAGGTTGATATCAATTCGCTGCTGGGTAAACAGCAGGCAGACATGAAACTGACGCTCAAAGCCCAGCCGGTGTTCAACAAGGACGAAGGCGCCATCTACCTGAAAGACATGGAGCTGGTGGATTACAGCGTTCAGCCGGAGAAATTGCAACCGGTGCTGCAAACACTGACGCCCTACCTGAATCAGTCGTTGAAAAGCTACTTTGACCAAAAACCCGCCTACGTGCTGAACCCGGAGCGCAACAACAAAGAAGCGCTGGCGAAGAAACTGGCCAAAGGCATCGAGGTAAAACCCGGCCAACTGGTTATCATGTTGAGCGATTAA
- the grxB gene encoding glutaredoxin 2 — MKLFVYDHCPFCVKARMIFGLKRLPVELRVLSNDDEATPISMVGQKMVPILQKQDGSYMPESLDIVKYIDELDGKPVLTGPLNPAIDAWIRRVYEYAPRLLIPRFSRADFEEFATDAGRNYFIHKKEGQIGNFDTHFSQTAALIGQLEGDLQALAPLIVSPQACNDTLSLHDINLFALLRSLTIVADVNVPAAVAAYCDTLSQNANVGLLIEQAQ, encoded by the coding sequence ATGAAACTGTTTGTCTATGACCATTGTCCTTTCTGCGTGAAGGCACGCATGATTTTCGGCCTGAAACGGTTGCCGGTGGAATTGCGCGTGTTGTCCAACGATGATGAAGCCACGCCAATTTCGATGGTCGGTCAGAAAATGGTGCCGATTCTGCAAAAACAGGACGGCAGCTACATGCCTGAAAGTCTGGATATCGTGAAATATATCGACGAGTTGGACGGCAAACCGGTGCTGACCGGCCCGCTCAACCCGGCTATCGACGCCTGGATTCGCCGGGTGTATGAATACGCGCCGCGCCTGCTGATCCCGCGTTTCTCCCGCGCTGACTTCGAAGAGTTCGCCACCGACGCCGGCCGCAACTACTTTATTCACAAGAAAGAGGGGCAAATCGGCAACTTCGATACCCACTTCAGCCAGACGGCCGCGTTGATTGGCCAGTTGGAAGGCGACCTGCAAGCGCTGGCGCCGCTGATTGTCTCGCCGCAGGCATGCAACGACACGCTGTCGTTGCATGACATCAATCTGTTCGCCCTGCTGCGCTCGCTGACTATTGTCGCCGACGTCAATGTCCCGGCGGCCGTCGCCGCGTATTGCGATACCCTGTCTCAAAACGCCAACGTCGGATTGTTGATCGAACAGGCGCAATAA
- the mdtH gene encoding multidrug efflux MFS transporter MdtH, with translation MSLMTQARSLGKYFLLLDNMLVVLGFFVVFPLISIRFVDQMGWAALTVGIALGLRQLTQQGLGIFGGAIADRFGARPMIVAGMLLRASGFVFMALATTPLMLMLSCVLSALGGTLFEPPRNAIVIKLTRPHERSRFFSLLMMQDNAGAVIGALLGSWLMQYNFSVVCWVGAAVFVLAAALNALLLPAYRISTIRTPIREGMMRVMRDRRFVVYVLTLTGYFMLGVQVLLMMPIMVNELAGSPSAVKWMYAIEAALSLTLLYPIARWSEKRFRLEQRLMFGLFIMTLSLIPMGMVTSLQWLLGLIGLFYIGSIIAEPARETLGASLADARARGSYMGFSRMGLALGGALGYSGGGWLFDTGKALGQPALPWCMLGIIGMLTMAALYWQFHLRRIEPAMLNEH, from the coding sequence ATGTCATTGATGACGCAGGCCCGCAGCCTGGGTAAATATTTCCTGCTACTGGATAACATGCTGGTGGTGTTGGGTTTTTTCGTAGTATTTCCGTTGATTTCCATCCGCTTCGTCGACCAAATGGGCTGGGCGGCGCTGACCGTCGGGATCGCACTCGGCCTGCGTCAGCTCACCCAACAAGGACTGGGTATTTTCGGCGGCGCCATCGCCGATCGTTTCGGCGCCAGGCCGATGATCGTCGCCGGCATGTTGCTGCGTGCCTCCGGTTTCGTGTTCATGGCGCTGGCGACCACGCCGCTGATGCTGATGCTCTCCTGCGTGCTGTCGGCGCTGGGCGGCACCCTGTTCGAACCGCCGCGCAACGCCATCGTCATCAAATTGACCCGTCCGCACGAACGCAGCCGCTTCTTCTCGCTGTTAATGATGCAGGACAACGCCGGAGCGGTGATCGGCGCGCTGCTCGGTAGCTGGCTGATGCAATACAACTTTTCGGTAGTGTGCTGGGTCGGCGCGGCGGTATTCGTGCTGGCGGCCGCGCTGAACGCCCTGCTGCTGCCCGCCTATCGCATTTCTACCATTCGCACCCCGATTCGCGAAGGCATGATGCGGGTGATGCGCGACCGTCGCTTCGTCGTCTATGTGTTGACGCTGACCGGCTACTTCATGCTGGGCGTACAGGTGTTGTTGATGATGCCTATCATGGTCAATGAACTGGCCGGTTCGCCGTCTGCGGTAAAATGGATGTACGCCATTGAAGCGGCGCTGTCGCTGACGCTGCTGTACCCGATCGCCCGCTGGAGCGAAAAACGCTTCCGGCTGGAACAGCGGCTGATGTTCGGGCTGTTCATCATGACCCTGAGCCTGATTCCGATGGGCATGGTCACCAGCCTGCAATGGCTGCTGGGCCTGATCGGGCTGTTTTACATCGGCTCCATCATCGCCGAACCGGCGCGGGAAACGCTGGGCGCATCGCTGGCCGATGCCCGCGCCCGCGGCAGCTATATGGGGTTCAGCCGTATGGGCCTGGCGTTGGGCGGCGCGCTCGGCTACAGCGGCGGCGGCTGGCTGTTCGATACCGGAAAGGCGCTCGGTCAACCGGCCTTACCCTGGTGTATGCTGGGCATCATCGGCATGCTGACGATGGCCGCCCTGTACTGGCAGTTCCACTTAAGACGTATCGAACCCGCCATGCTGAACGAGCATTGA
- the rimJ gene encoding ribosomal protein S5-alanine N-acetyltransferase: MFGYRSTTPRIRLTTDRLVVRLAHERDAWRLAEYYAENRDFLKPWEPVRDASHCYPSGWQARLSVIGDMHKQGSAYYFLLLDPDENEVRGVANFSNVLRGSFHACYLGYSLGAKWQGQGMMYEALQSALRYMQRQQHMHRIMANYMPHNQRSGNLLARLGFEKEGYAKNYLLIDGKWQDHVLTALTNNEWTPMR, translated from the coding sequence ATGTTTGGCTATCGCTCAACGACACCCAGGATCCGTTTGACCACGGATCGGCTGGTGGTCCGTCTGGCGCACGAACGCGATGCCTGGCGTCTGGCTGAGTATTACGCGGAAAACCGTGATTTTTTGAAACCCTGGGAGCCGGTGCGCGATGCCAGCCACTGTTATCCTTCCGGCTGGCAGGCGCGGCTGAGCGTGATCGGCGATATGCACAAACAGGGCAGCGCCTACTATTTTTTGCTGCTGGACCCGGATGAAAACGAAGTGCGCGGCGTCGCCAACTTCAGCAATGTGCTGCGCGGTTCTTTTCACGCCTGCTACCTCGGTTATTCGCTGGGTGCAAAATGGCAGGGACAAGGGATGATGTACGAAGCGTTGCAGTCGGCGCTGCGTTACATGCAACGCCAGCAACATATGCACCGCATCATGGCTAATTATATGCCGCACAATCAGCGCAGCGGCAACCTGTTGGCCCGGCTTGGGTTCGAAAAAGAAGGCTACGCCAAAAACTACCTGTTGATTGACGGCAAGTGGCAGGACCACGTGCTGACCGCCCTGACCAATAATGAATGGACGCCGATGCGCTGA
- a CDS encoding YceH family protein — MKYQLSPREARIIGCLLEKQLTTPEQYPMSLNGLTAACNQKTNREPVMDLSENEVQQTLDLLVKRHFLRTVSGFGNRVMKYEHRFCNSEFGDLKFSPAEVALATTLLLRGAQTPGELRTRAARLYEFADMDEVENVLQQLQQREDGPFVAKLTREPGKRESRFMHLFSGEVADVAPSEPVDEPAEGGLAARVTALENEVAELRAQLAALQASLA, encoded by the coding sequence ATGAAATACCAACTGTCGCCCCGCGAAGCGCGGATAATCGGCTGCCTGCTGGAAAAACAGCTGACCACCCCGGAACAGTACCCGATGTCCCTGAATGGCCTGACCGCCGCCTGTAATCAGAAAACCAACCGCGAGCCGGTGATGGATCTGAGCGAAAACGAGGTGCAGCAAACGCTCGATTTGCTGGTCAAACGGCATTTTCTGCGCACCGTCAGCGGTTTTGGCAACCGGGTGATGAAATATGAACACCGTTTCTGCAACTCCGAATTCGGCGACCTGAAGTTTTCGCCGGCCGAAGTGGCGTTGGCGACCACACTGCTGCTGCGCGGCGCTCAGACGCCGGGCGAGCTTCGTACCCGGGCCGCCCGCTTATACGAGTTTGCCGATATGGACGAGGTGGAAAACGTGTTGCAGCAACTGCAACAGCGCGAAGACGGGCCGTTTGTGGCGAAGCTGACACGGGAGCCGGGCAAGCGCGAAAGCCGGTTCATGCATCTGTTCAGCGGCGAGGTGGCGGATGTCGCGCCCTCTGAGCCAGTCGATGAACCGGCCGAAGGCGGGTTAGCCGCGCGGGTTACCGCACTGGAAAACGAGGTCGCCGAGTTACGGGCGCAACTGGCCGCGTTGCAGGCGAGCCTTGCCTGA
- a CDS encoding Gfo/Idh/MocA family protein yields MKSLRIGVVGLGDIARKAYLPILSQAEHWQLAGAWSPGQARARQLCQQYRIACFSSLEALSSQCDAVFVHSSTASHYEVVKTLLLAGKHVYVDKPLAETLAQAEELVALAASRNLLLMVGFNRRFAPLYQRLRQLRPFPDSLRMEKHRIDNIGPHPLAFTLLDDYLHVVDTALWLAETPDAPATLCGGLLRCNPQGQLIYAEHQFQSAHGMITTSMHRQAGSQRESVQLVNEGGGYQVDNLREWREERDGTVLLHPAPSWQSTLEQRGFVGAVRHFIDAVVSHTPPLTSGDQALRAQRVIEMLLRKR; encoded by the coding sequence ATGAAATCATTACGCATCGGGGTGGTCGGGCTGGGCGATATCGCCCGCAAAGCGTATTTGCCTATCTTGTCACAGGCTGAACACTGGCAACTGGCGGGCGCCTGGTCGCCGGGGCAGGCGCGGGCCCGGCAACTGTGTCAGCAGTACCGCATTGCTTGTTTTTCCTCTCTGGAGGCGCTGAGCAGTCAGTGTGATGCGGTGTTTGTACACAGCAGCACCGCCAGCCACTACGAGGTGGTTAAAACGCTGCTGCTGGCAGGCAAACACGTCTATGTGGATAAACCGCTGGCGGAAACGCTGGCGCAGGCGGAAGAACTGGTAGCGCTGGCGGCCAGCCGCAATCTGTTGCTGATGGTGGGGTTCAACCGTCGTTTTGCGCCGCTTTATCAACGGCTCAGGCAGTTGCGGCCTTTCCCGGACAGCCTGCGCATGGAAAAACACCGCATCGATAATATCGGGCCGCATCCGCTGGCGTTTACCCTGCTGGATGACTACCTGCACGTGGTGGACACCGCCTTGTGGCTGGCGGAAACGCCGGATGCGCCGGCCACGTTGTGCGGCGGCCTGTTGCGCTGCAACCCGCAGGGGCAGTTGATTTACGCCGAGCACCAGTTCCAGAGCGCTCATGGGATGATCACCACCAGCATGCACCGTCAGGCCGGCAGCCAGCGTGAAAGCGTGCAGTTGGTCAATGAGGGCGGCGGGTATCAGGTGGATAATCTGCGGGAGTGGCGTGAAGAGCGTGACGGCACGGTGTTGTTGCATCCGGCGCCGTCCTGGCAGAGCACGCTGGAACAGCGCGGTTTTGTGGGCGCGGTCCGGCATTTTATCGACGCGGTGGTTTCACACACGCCGCCGTTAACCTCTGGCGATCAGGCGTTGCGCGCGCAGCGGGTGATCGAGATGTTGTTGAGAAAACGCTGA
- the murJ gene encoding murein biosynthesis integral membrane protein MurJ translates to MNLLKSLAAVSSMTLLSRVLGFVRDAVVARVFGAGMATDAFFVAFKLPNLLRRVFAEGAFSQAFVPILAEYKNQQGEEAARTFLAYVAGMLTLILALVTVAGMLAAPWVIMVTAPGFASTPERFELTSALLRITFPYILLISLTSMAGSVLNTWNRFSVPAFAPTLLNISMIGFALLGARWFNPPVIALGWAVVAGGVLQLGYQLPYLKKIGMLVLPRIKFYDPSVSRVMKLMAPAILGVSVSQISLIINTVFASFLSQGAVSWMYYADRLMEFPSGVLGVALGTILLPSLSKSVASGNHQEYSRLMDWGLRLCFLLALPATVALGLLAKPLTVALFQYGKFSAFDALMTQRALVAYSVGLMGLILVKVLVPGFYARQDIKTPVKIGMTTLVMTQLMNLVFVGPLQHAGLALSIGLASCINAGLLFWQLRRQRIFEPQPGWKAFLSKLVAAVVVMSLVLSALGLWMPPWDQGSMTLRLLRLSAVVVAGAGSYFAVLALLGFRPKDFSRRSI, encoded by the coding sequence ATGAATCTACTGAAATCACTGGCTGCGGTCAGTTCTATGACCCTGCTTTCCCGTGTGCTGGGTTTCGTGCGTGATGCGGTCGTCGCCCGCGTATTTGGCGCCGGTATGGCGACCGATGCGTTTTTTGTGGCGTTCAAGCTGCCCAATCTGCTGCGGCGTGTTTTTGCCGAAGGTGCATTTTCCCAGGCGTTTGTGCCGATCCTCGCGGAGTATAAAAATCAGCAGGGCGAGGAGGCGGCGCGCACCTTTCTGGCCTATGTCGCCGGGATGCTGACGCTGATACTGGCGCTGGTGACGGTAGCCGGGATGCTGGCCGCGCCCTGGGTTATCATGGTGACCGCGCCGGGGTTTGCTTCAACGCCGGAACGCTTTGAGCTGACTTCGGCGCTGCTGCGAATTACCTTTCCCTATATTTTGCTGATTTCGCTGACGTCGATGGCGGGGTCGGTGCTCAATACCTGGAACCGTTTTTCGGTGCCGGCGTTTGCGCCTACGTTGTTGAACATCAGCATGATTGGTTTTGCGTTGCTGGGCGCCCGCTGGTTTAACCCGCCGGTGATAGCGCTGGGCTGGGCGGTAGTGGCGGGCGGGGTGTTGCAACTGGGCTACCAACTGCCGTATTTGAAGAAAATCGGTATGCTGGTGCTGCCGCGCATCAAGTTCTACGACCCCAGCGTCAGCCGGGTGATGAAGCTGATGGCGCCGGCGATTCTCGGCGTGTCGGTCAGCCAGATTTCACTGATCATCAATACTGTTTTTGCGTCGTTCCTCAGCCAGGGGGCGGTGTCCTGGATGTACTACGCCGATCGGTTGATGGAGTTTCCGTCCGGCGTGCTGGGTGTGGCGCTGGGGACGATTCTGCTGCCGTCGCTGTCGAAAAGCGTCGCCAGCGGCAATCATCAGGAGTATTCCCGCCTGATGGATTGGGGGCTGCGGCTCTGTTTCCTGCTGGCGCTGCCGGCCACGGTGGCGCTGGGGCTGCTGGCCAAACCGCTGACCGTGGCATTGTTTCAGTACGGCAAATTCAGCGCGTTTGACGCCCTGATGACCCAGCGTGCGCTGGTTGCTTACTCGGTCGGGTTGATGGGGTTGATTCTGGTAAAAGTGCTGGTGCCGGGTTTTTACGCCCGGCAGGATATTAAAACGCCGGTGAAAATTGGCATGACGACGCTGGTGATGACTCAGTTGATGAACCTGGTCTTTGTCGGCCCGCTGCAACATGCCGGGCTGGCGCTGTCGATTGGTCTGGCGTCTTGTATCAACGCCGGGCTGTTGTTCTGGCAGTTGCGGCGTCAGCGCATCTTTGAACCTCAACCGGGTTGGAAGGCGTTTCTGTCCAAGCTGGTGGCGGCGGTCGTGGTCATGTCTCTGGTCCTGAGCGCGTTAGGCCTGTGGATGCCGCCCTGGGATCAGGGCAGCATGACCCTGCGCCTGTTGCGCTTGTCGGCGGTGGTTGTCGCCGGCGCCGGCAGTTATTTTGCTGTGCTGGCCTTGCTGGGCTTCCGCCCGAAAGATTTTTCCCGCCGTAGTATTTGA
- a CDS encoding LysR substrate-binding domain-containing protein, protein MAEGCVAGERQSIHVRGPLILDDAAACVHAAEQGVGLFQLPRSLAARNIHAGTLEVLLSSVSMTFPGLALYYPSRRTVLPKLRAFVDYVLANKL, encoded by the coding sequence GTGGCTGAGGGATGTGTCGCCGGGGAGCGACAGAGCATCCACGTACGTGGGCCATTGATACTCGACGATGCCGCCGCCTGCGTCCACGCTGCGGAACAAGGCGTGGGGCTATTCCAGCTCCCGCGCTCCCTCGCCGCTCGTAATATTCATGCAGGCACGCTGGAGGTTCTTCTCAGCAGCGTCTCCATGACATTCCCCGGATTGGCGCTCTACTACCCCAGTCGGCGTACAGTTCTTCCGAAACTGCGCGCTTTTGTGGATTACGTGTTGGCCAACAAGTTATAA
- a CDS encoding DUF1330 domain-containing protein: protein MLCRSPATHPSATVEEARAWYYSDAYQSAARHRHAGATYRGFVVEGVT, encoded by the coding sequence ATGCTCTGTCGCTCCCCGGCGACACATCCCTCAGCCACAGTTGAGGAGGCCAGGGCCTGGTACTACAGCGACGCGTACCAGTCGGCTGCCAGGCACCGGCATGCAGGCGCAACGTACAGAGGATTCGTCGTAGAGGGCGTGACGTGA
- a CDS encoding DUF4255 domain-containing protein, translated as MIDDALGYIKNILSQQLCHQFDSDGELVVVNNLVELNGGYPLKNQNKMVLTLINLEHETIKPFYGGRSASSPENTRIRQIMPAVRFNLDVLFTAHFDDYHEALKFLSATIAFFQASPTLGRQQFPDMPDDVIQLQFEIENSSYEKTQNLWNALGARYQPSIIYKIRHITIQSNQIAGETPVLQHVTNQVSP; from the coding sequence ATGATTGATGACGCGCTAGGCTACATTAAAAACATATTGAGCCAACAATTATGCCATCAATTTGACAGCGACGGCGAACTGGTGGTGGTGAATAACCTGGTGGAGTTGAATGGCGGCTATCCGTTGAAAAACCAGAATAAGATGGTGCTGACGCTGATCAATCTCGAACATGAAACTATAAAGCCTTTTTATGGCGGCCGTTCAGCCAGCAGCCCGGAAAATACCCGCATCAGGCAGATAATGCCGGCGGTGAGATTTAATCTTGATGTTTTATTTACCGCGCACTTTGACGATTACCATGAAGCCTTAAAGTTTCTATCCGCCACCATTGCTTTTTTTCAGGCCAGCCCCACGCTGGGCAGGCAGCAATTTCCCGATATGCCGGACGATGTAATACAGCTGCAATTCGAAATAGAGAATTCGTCCTACGAAAAAACGCAAAATCTCTGGAATGCATTAGGCGCCCGGTATCAACCATCGATTATTTATAAAATTCGCCATATCACTATTCAGTCGAACCAGATTGCGGGTGAAACGCCGGTATTGCAGCACGTCACTAATCAGGTGTCGCCCTGA
- a CDS encoding phage tail sheath family protein: protein MLASNIKTPGVYINELNAFPNSVVPVATAVPAFIGYTPNAEYQGKSYYNKAQKITSFAEFQAIYMKPNPAPPADPASQYNPEYYLVEQKSQPSTGESLLLNGSYYSIVPDPNTLYYLYNSIRLFYQNGGGDAYIVSVGSYGAASGKAGDVGAPLVNPNVTLADLQRGLALLQNEQEPTIYICPEATLLSVDDNGTLMQSMLLQAEALQTAVCLFDIIGGNAPDPIMYTNDIETFRNSTGSNGLNYGAAYYPFVGTTIMQNSDINFTNLFGGDIKQLAPILNPPSAPNAVVAKIIGLIENPPATNPMTNSQLNAALLNASQTYSQIINHVLTSANILPPSGAVAGVYTVNDNLNGVWHAPANTCIVGAAHLPIRLTDTQQADLNVNAVSGKSINAIRFFNGQGILIWGARTLDGNSQDWRYVSVRRTMTFLEQSVKLAARAYVFEPNNANTWAAVRSEIISFLTSIWKEGGLQGASAADAFQVLCGLGSTMTGDDLLNGFLNVTVRVAIVRPAEFLVITFEQEMAKSG, encoded by the coding sequence ATGCTAGCATCCAACATCAAAACTCCGGGTGTGTACATCAATGAGCTGAATGCGTTTCCGAACTCTGTGGTCCCTGTCGCCACAGCGGTTCCGGCCTTCATCGGCTACACACCCAATGCGGAATATCAGGGCAAGTCATACTATAACAAGGCGCAGAAAATCACCTCCTTTGCCGAGTTTCAGGCCATCTACATGAAACCGAACCCGGCGCCGCCGGCGGATCCCGCCTCGCAATACAACCCGGAATACTATCTGGTTGAGCAGAAGAGCCAGCCTTCGACCGGGGAGTCTCTGCTGCTTAACGGCAGTTACTACTCGATTGTGCCAGACCCGAACACGCTCTATTACCTCTATAACAGCATCCGGTTGTTCTACCAGAACGGCGGGGGCGATGCGTATATCGTGTCGGTCGGCAGCTATGGCGCGGCCAGCGGCAAAGCGGGTGATGTCGGCGCGCCGCTCGTTAACCCGAACGTGACGCTGGCGGACCTGCAACGGGGGCTGGCGCTGTTGCAGAACGAGCAGGAGCCGACCATTTATATCTGCCCGGAAGCGACGCTGCTGTCGGTGGACGACAACGGCACGCTGATGCAGAGCATGCTGTTGCAGGCGGAGGCGCTGCAAACCGCGGTGTGCCTGTTCGATATCATCGGCGGCAATGCGCCGGACCCCATCATGTACACCAACGATATCGAAACGTTCCGCAATAGCACCGGGTCGAATGGGTTGAATTACGGGGCCGCGTATTATCCGTTCGTGGGCACCACGATCATGCAGAACAGCGATATCAACTTCACCAACCTGTTCGGCGGCGATATCAAGCAACTGGCGCCGATCCTGAATCCGCCGTCGGCGCCGAATGCCGTCGTCGCCAAGATAATCGGCCTGATTGAAAACCCGCCCGCCACCAACCCGATGACCAACTCGCAGCTGAATGCGGCGCTGCTCAACGCCTCGCAGACCTACTCGCAAATTATCAATCACGTGTTGACCAGCGCGAACATACTGCCGCCCAGCGGCGCGGTGGCCGGCGTCTACACCGTTAACGATAACCTGAACGGCGTCTGGCACGCGCCGGCCAACACCTGCATCGTCGGCGCCGCGCACCTGCCTATTCGTCTGACGGATACCCAGCAGGCGGATCTCAACGTGAATGCGGTGTCGGGCAAATCAATCAACGCGATCCGTTTTTTCAACGGACAAGGCATCCTGATTTGGGGCGCCCGCACGCTCGACGGCAACAGCCAGGACTGGCGCTATGTGTCGGTGCGCCGGACCATGACCTTTTTGGAGCAGTCGGTCAAGCTCGCGGCGCGCGCCTATGTGTTTGAACCCAATAACGCCAATACCTGGGCGGCGGTTCGCAGCGAGATCATCAGCTTCCTGACGTCTATCTGGAAAGAGGGTGGTTTGCAGGGGGCGTCGGCGGCCGATGCGTTTCAGGTGCTCTGCGGGCTGGGCTCGACCATGACCGGCGATGACCTGCTGAACGGCTTTCTGAATGTGACGGTCAGGGTGGCGATCGTCCGGCCGGCGGAATTCCTCGTGATCACCTTTGAGCAGGAAATGGCGAAGTCGGGCTAA
- a CDS encoding phage tail protein: MADDGSKEGSTWPMPKFRFEVDLGSELKGVAFQEVSGMDKEVQVIEYRHSNSTLFSTIKMPGIAKFGNITMKRGVFVNDNNFWQWMDEIKMNTVKRRTVLIKLLDENGAVTMQWQLNNAWPTKITGTDLKSDANEVAVDTLEIAHEQLLVTNGS, translated from the coding sequence ATGGCAGATGACGGCAGCAAAGAAGGCAGCACATGGCCGATGCCCAAATTTCGGTTTGAGGTCGATCTCGGTTCGGAATTGAAAGGGGTGGCGTTTCAGGAAGTGTCCGGTATGGACAAAGAAGTTCAGGTGATTGAGTACCGTCACAGCAACAGCACCTTGTTCTCGACCATCAAAATGCCGGGGATCGCCAAGTTCGGCAACATCACGATGAAGCGCGGTGTTTTTGTCAACGACAACAATTTCTGGCAATGGATGGACGAAATCAAGATGAACACCGTCAAACGGCGCACGGTGCTGATCAAACTGCTGGATGAAAACGGCGCGGTCACCATGCAATGGCAATTGAACAATGCCTGGCCAACCAAAATCACCGGCACCGACCTGAAGTCCGACGCCAATGAAGTGGCGGTGGATACCCTGGAAATCGCCCATGAACAATTGCTTGTGACCAATGGCTCTTAA